A single window of Lutzomyia longipalpis isolate SR_M1_2022 chromosome 1, ASM2433408v1 DNA harbors:
- the LOC129786736 gene encoding histone H4 — MTGRGKGGKGLGKGGAKRHRKVLRDNIQGITKPAIRRLARRGGVKRISGLIYEETRGVLKVFLENVIRDAVTYTEHAKRKTVTAMDVVYALKRQGRTLYGFGG, encoded by the exons atgactGGTCGCGGAAAAGGAGGTAAAGGATTGGGAAAAGGAGGTGCCAAGCGTCATCGCAAGGTGCTTCGTGACAATATCCAGGGTATCACGAAGCCAGCTATTCGTCGTCTGGCCCGCCGTGGTGGTGTGAAGCGTATTTCGGGGCTCATCTATGAAGAAACCCGAGGTGTTCTTAAG GTGTTCCTTGAGAACGTGATTCGTGACGCTGTGACTTACACAGAGCACGCAAAACGTAAGACCGTGACTGCTATGGACGTCGTGTATGCCCTCAAACGCCAGGGCCGTACTCTCTACGGCTTCGGTGGCTAA